CGTCTTCGGCCACGAAAAGACCGACACGACCTGCGGGGGCGTCACGGGATGCGGGCCGGAGTGCGATACGTGGTACGGGGTTGGAGCCTGCTCCGCGGACGACAACTGCGCCTCCGCGCCCCACGCCTACACTCCATGCGCGGGCTGCCCGGATACTGCCATCTGCGTGATCTGAGGGGGACGGCCGGCGGACGGGGCGAGTCGGCCGCCGCGTGAGATGAAGCCCGGCGCCGTTGCGATCGCGCCGGGTTTCGTGCGACGCTCACGACGAACGGCCTACCCTCATCCCTTGTATGGGTAGTGTCGGAGACCACGTCCTCGCTGGAGAGCCGACGTCCGGCCGGAAAGTAGCGTGGCGGCCGGTGCTGTCAGAAGTGTGACTACGGCGGTCCTGTGGCTAGCGACGGATCCCGTCCACGGCCGCGTCCGCCCGCATCCCCACGCTCCGGGATCACGCAACTGGGGCGCGAGACCGGGACACGTTTGACCCGATTAGTGTCTCATCGGTGCGGAGGGTGCCGCCGGTGTAACAGCTCGACAACCGCAAGCTCGTGCTGCACCCGAGGTTCTATCGATTCGTGGAAACGGCCGGAGTGGGGCGTGTGACTTGCTACAATGGCTGAAAGGGCGCGTTCGCGCCCGCACCATTCCGAGCGGCATTCAGGCCGGATTCCACCGCTCGACGCCCCGCTGCTCATCCCTGTCTTCGCCGCCACGCCAAGGCGATGATCACGCTGCTGATTGTCACCGCAGTGCGGTTCTACCGCGAGGGGCTGGCCGACGCGCTGTCGCGGCGGCCGGCGCTGAGCGTGGCCGCGACCGCCGCCGGCTACGACGAGGCACGGCGGCTGGCGGCGGCGCTGGAGCCCGACGTGGTGCTGCTGGACGCGGGGCTTCCCGGCGCGCGAGACCTCGTTTCCCGGCCGGGATGTACGGTGGTGGTGGACGTGGGCGACGACGAGAGCGAGGTAGTGGCCTGGGTGGAGGCGGGCGCGTCGGGGTACGTGCCGCGCGAGGCATCGCTGGACGATCTGGCGGCCACCGTGGAGCGCGCAGCCCGCGGAGAGATGCACTGCTCGCCCCGCATCACGGCATACATGCAGCAGCGGCTGAGCCAGCTCTCGCTATACGCGGGGCAGCGCATTCCGCCGTCGCACGCCGTCCAGCTCACGCTGCGCGAGCGGGAGATCGTGGAGCTGATCGGGCGCGGGCTGACCAACAAGGGGATCGCGCGCCACCTGGGGATCGAGGTGGCCACGGCCAAGAACCACGTACACAACATCCTGGGAAAGCTGCAGGTGGAGCACCGCGACGACGCGGCCGCCTGGCTCCGCCGCAATCCCTCCGGCTCCGCCCGGGTGGCGTA
This genomic interval from Longimicrobiaceae bacterium contains the following:
- a CDS encoding response regulator transcription factor gives rise to the protein MITLLIVTAVRFYREGLADALSRRPALSVAATAAGYDEARRLAAALEPDVVLLDAGLPGARDLVSRPGCTVVVDVGDDESEVVAWVEAGASGYVPREASLDDLAATVERAARGEMHCSPRITAYMQQRLSQLSLYAGQRIPPSHAVQLTLREREIVELIGRGLTNKGIARHLGIEVATAKNHVHNILGKLQVEHRDDAAAWLRRNPSGSARVA